The window AACCAAGCCCTTTCAGTTCAACCCTGTCCTGGGCTATTACCTGGCCAAACTGGACCCGGGCCGGATTGTTGCCTTCGACGTGACTCTCAATCAACTCATCCAGCAATGCCCTGGTTGTCTCAACCTCAGAGGTCCCAAGCTTATGACGCACAACTCCCAGCGAGATCAGAGCCAGGATGCATACGATACCAAATGTGACTATAAAGACCGGAAGCGCACTCCTGCACCGTGCAAGGGTCAGGTCATCTTTAGTCAGCCCGAAGGACATAGCCCATTCCCCGCACGGTCTGGATCATTTTTTTGTCAAAATCTTTATCGACCTTATTGCGCAGTCGGCAAACCAGGACATCAACCACATTGGTCTGAGGGTCAAAGTTGTAATCGTATACCCGCTCAAGGATTGTCGTTTTTGAAATAACGGCGCCACTGTTCCGCATCATCAGTTCAAGCAGGGCATATTCCTTGGCCGGCAGTTCAATTTTTTCGCCTGCTCTGGTCACTTCGTGCCTGAGCAGGTCCATTTCAAGCTCACCCGCAGTCAGCATGGTCGGCTGGGCATTCTTTTTGTCTCGTCTGATCAACACCTGGATGCGAACCAGCAACTCGGAAAATGAAAACGGTTTGATCATATAATCATCGCCACCCCGTTGCAGGCCCTGGATACGGTCATCTACCGATTGCCTCGCGCTTAAAATAAGAACTGGGGTATTTACACCGTGCTTTCGCAGCCCTTCGATTACCTGCAGCCCATCCATCTCCGGCAGCATGATATCGACCACCGCGGCGTCATGGATACCCTCCAGCCCCATGCTGAGGCCATCGGTACCGTTATAACAGGCATCAACAGCAAAACCGGCTTCCCGCAAGCCTTTTTCGATGAATCCGGAGATCGTTTTATCGTCTTCTATGAGTAGTATGCGCATGAACCAATTCCTTTCTGGCAGCCATTGAACATCACAGTGCGATCACTGAACAATTTCTGCCCGTGATACCATTACTTTCCCTGCAGGCACGCCGATAGGAAAAATAGTCTTCAGAACAACTGGTGCATCGGCCCGGCAGGATGATTGCCGAATCTGCCAACCCCTGCTCCAAGAGCTGGTCTCTCGATATCTGCCAGAAATCAAACCGGAGCCGGTCGTCCATATGCTGCTGAAAGTGAGCCGGAAGTTCTTTCTGGTAATGAACGAACTCTGCACAGCAGGGCCCCAGTGAAGGGCTGACCACCGCGCGCATGCCACCAGGATTACAACCAAACTCTTTTTGCATGGCCTGCACTGTGGTGCCGATAATGTTCATCACACTTCCGCGCCAGCCGCTGTGTACCGCGCCAATCACCTTGTTTTCCGGATCATAGAGCAATAGTGCCTGACAATCCGCATGCTGGACCATGAGCCCCACATCCGGTTGATTGGTGATAAATGCATCATATCCATCCACTTCCAGATCTTCGGTGAGTGGCTCAGCAAGAGAATAGACTTCCTCTCCATGTACCTGCTTTCCTGAAAGCAGGTGACTCACGCCCATCCTCGCTTTCACCAGCCTGCGGTTTTCTGCGACAAGCTCTGGCGCATCTCCCACGGCAAGACCGATATTTAAAGAATCAAATGCTCCCTTGCTTACTCCGCCATGCCTGTTGAACAACCCATACCTGCAGCTATTGCCCTGTAATCCTGCAAATTGTTCTATATCAGGCAATCCGCACTTATCCTGTTCCATTGTTTTCCTTTTGTTATTGTGCCATTGTGGCATCGTAGGTGACGCACCATATAGCCTCAAAAGGGTATAACAAAGGAGAAAAGCGAGCAACAAAAAAGGGGAGCATCCATTGCTGGACACTCCCCAAGATTAAACAGATACGCTATGAAAGTGTATTAGAATTTTGCCTCGAAGGTCAGGTAGATCTGATCGGCACTTTCGACAGGGTCCATTTTCATTGCCTGAAGCATTGCCTGGTCTCCGGCATCGCCCAAATCGTATGCATACATATTCCAATCACCAGAGCCGGTATAATCGTACTCGTAATGCTGGTATCCCAATCTAACAAAGGTCTTGGCGTATTTAGAAATCGCCTCTCCGGTCGGCAGGTCGTAAATCATATATAATTCATAAACTTGCCCACGCGTAGCCAGCTTAGACTGGTAGATCTCATCATGCCCTGGAGACATAGCGACCCAATACTGGGAGCCCCAGTTAACTTCAGCTCCGACTTTCAGTCCAATCTCGTCAATGTCATAGCGCAAACCAGCATAAATAGAATAACCGTGCTCATTATCTGTATTTGGCGCTCCAGCCATTGGATCATTAAACATGCCATTGGAATTTGGCATGGTCTGGGAGTAGCCACCGGAAAGGAAGTAGTTGAGGTCGCCAACTTTATTCTGATATACCGCTGAGGTATGCCAGATATCACCAATATTCGCCCTCGGCCCCATCATACTTGCAAACATAGCATTATCTGCATCATCGGAAAACTGCGGATAATTGACCACATCAAACGCCATAAAGGACTGAAGATAAAGGAACCGATCATCCTTTTTCATGATATCCCAGCTCAATCCAGCAAAATCCATATCATCAATGCTGTCAGTGGAATCTACTTGTAACCCATCCTCAAAGCCACGACCATAGCAGAAGCGAATCTTGCTGGTACCCAGGGCTTCCGGCCCCCAGCTCCAGCCATAACCAAGCGCCAGACCATCAAACGGCCAGTTCATAAATGCCATCGGGGTGGCCAGTCGCTCATCCTCACCCAGGCGAACCTCTGAAGGAGGTCCATCCGTTGTTGGCCTGCGGCCAATGGAGAACCACATCGGCAAGCCACCAATATTATTCCAGTTTACAAAGGCTCGATCCACATAGAGACTACTGTCTCCGGTTGGCGTGCGGGTTACATTGCCATCGAATATCGGCCAGATAGCTCTAGAGTCGTCCTGAAAAGCTGACTGCATGCCCCAGGTCTTGTACATGGCAAGGCGACCTTTAAACTCAACGTTCTCAGTAGCTTTCACCCGCATATTCAAGCGGAACCGGTTGGTCCAGAGAGAATCATTGCTGAGACTTTTACCACTAACCGTATCCGCATTGTAGTAATCAACCCGAGACCTGAAATCCCCGTAAAATTTTATGCGCGAGGCAAGGTCCCAGCCTTCTGTTTTTTCGTCAATCTCGTCTAAAATATCTTCCTGTTCCGCGTTTACCGCCTGCTGGTCCGCAACGGCTGATTTCAACTCGATAAGCTGCCTGCTCAGCTCTTCAATCTTGCGCTCAAGATCAGATACGTCTGGTGCGCTGTTTGCGGATGCTGCCATCGGCAATGCGAGCATACTCGCAAGGGCTAGTGTGGAAAACCTTTTGATCATAACTCCTCCTCCTGAATAAAAACCGGCTCAATCTCCCCATGAAAAAGAACCAAGCACTTCTATCTCCCCTGCTGCTTCAACCCTGGAGCTCTCCTACTCCGTGGTCACTGCAACAGTATTACGTTATTTTATAATTTAGGATTTTAATTTAATATTTGATTTCTTTAACGCTGTCAACAGGATATATGACTCATCACAATCCTGAGCAGATAGCTCGAGCCACTATTACGCTGTAACACGTGCAATCATTGCTCACAGCGCCATCAGCCACCACAAATTTAAATTGAGAGTTTTTCTGGAAATAGCATTTTGAAACGTTTAGACTGAAGGCCTCAATGACCATCACAAGGACATAAAATGAAGATACCGGTAATTCTCACCGCCTCCAGCGCGGCTAAACAAGCACGCGCAACCTATCTGGCTCTCGAAAACCATATTCGAGGCGCTCTACCAGTCATTCACACCAACCAGTATGAGTTTCACTGGAGCTACAGCAGTCGGGTTGCTAACAGGGAAAGGGCAAAAGGCAGCACATCATCATTACCTGAAATCGGCGATGTGGTCAGACAGTTGATTGATATGGGGCATAAGCATGCCATTATGCAATCTCTACAACTCATCGTTGGGCATGAGTTTCATCAACTGCACCGAGAGTCGAGTCATACTGAACAACTCGCATGTCACCTCGGGAAACCTCTTCTGACTGCTCCTGATGATTTTTATGAGTTCATGAAAATTCTTGCAACCATTGCAAGTCCATACCCTGATCACGCTCTTTTACTCGTCGGCCATGGCACACGTCATGCTTCATGGCCCCTATATCTTGGCCTGGAGCAGGTCATGCAGCGCCATTTCGGCAAGCGGGCGTATGTTGGAGTTGTGGAACACTATCCGGATAGTACCGACATTGAACAGCGCATTACACTCAGTGGCCACAGCAAGGTCCTGGTCATTCCTTTCTTTATGGTCGCTGGTGTTCACTTTCATCGTGACGTCGCCGGAGAGGGTATGTCTTCCTGGAGGAGCAGGATACTGAGGGCAGGGCTTGAAGTTGAAATCGCCTGCGGGGATGGCCTTGGCGCACTACCTGATATCGGCCGGATCTTCGCCCGCCATATCACGGACGCATCAGCCGAGATAGCATAAATGCCAAAGGGAGTAGCCAGTAATGACTACTCCCCTGATATAATAACTGTAGCTGAAAGGATATTTAGAAATACGCCTCAAAAGTCAGATAAATCTGATCAGCACTTTCCACAGGATCTTGCCCAAAGGCCTGCAGCATTGCCAGATCTCCCGCATCATCCAGGTCAAATGGGTAGAGATTCCAGTCCCCCGAGCCCGAATAATCGTATTCATAGTGCTGGTAGCCCAGCCGCATGAACGTCTTGGCATATTTTGAAAGTGCTTCTCCCGTGGGCAGATCATAAATCAGATATACTTCGTACACCTGGCCACGGGTCGCCAGTTTGGACTGATAGATCTCGTCATGACCAGGAGACATGGCAAGCCAGTACTGGGAGCCCCAGTTAAATTCCCCGCCCAGTTTCAAGCCGATGTCATCCCAATCATAGCGCACACCCGCATAGATGGAATAGCCATCCTCGTTATCGGTGCTTGGTGTCCCGTCGAAAAAGAACATACCCTCGGAATCTGGTATGGTCTGGGAATAGCCACCTGCGATGAAATAATTGAGGTCACTGACTTTATTCTGGTAAACAGCCGCAGAATGCCAGATATTTCCCAGATTTTTGCGAGCTCCAAACCCGCCCGGAAAATTTGGATCAGTTTGGTCCATAATGGGATCCTGCTGGGCTCCGAACTCTATGAATTCAGACTGGAAATTTGGATAATTAATGACGTCAAAACCCATATATGACTGAATATAGGCAAAGCGATCACCCTTTTTCATGATATCCCAGGCAAGACCTGCAAAATCCATGTCATGAACGCTGTCGGCGGAATCGGCCTGCAGGCCATCCTCAAAGCCACGGCCATAACAGAAACGCACCTTGCTGGTGCCCATCTGTTCAGCCCCCCAACTCCAGCCATAACCGAGCACCAGACCATCAAAAGGCCAGTCCATGAAGGCCATCGGCGTTCCCTGTCGCTCATCGAGACCGAGACGAATCTCTGCCGGCGGCCCATCTGTGGTTGGTCTGCGACCTATGGAAAACCACATGGGCAGTCCCGCAATGTTGTTCCAATTAAGGAAGGCACGATCCACATAGAGCGAGCTGTCTTCCGCCGGGGTGCGAGTCACATTCCCATCAAATACCGGCCACATTGCACCTGAATCATCAGTGAATGCAGACTGCATGCCCCAGGCCTTGTACATTGCCAGACGTCCTTTGAATTCGACATTTTCCGTGGCCTTTACCCGCATATTCAGACGAAATCGATTTGTCCAGAGAGTATCGTTCTCAAGATTTCTGCCAAATACCGTATCCGCGTTGTAATAATCAAGACGTGACCTGAAATCACCATAGAATTTGAATCGTGCGGCCAGATCCCAACCCTCTGTTTTTTCGTCGATTTCGTCCAGGAATTCTTCCTGATCCTCGTTTAATGCCCTCTGCTCGTCCACCGCTGCTCTAAGCTCAGCCAATTGCCTGCTCAATTCCTCAATTTTCAGCTCAAGCTCAGACACCCCTGGTCCACCGCTGTCACCATTTGCTGCTGCCGTAATCGGCAATGCCAGCATACTTGCAAGGACAAATGTAGAAAACCTTTTGATCATAGTCTTCCCCTCCTTCACAACAACTGGTTCCGGCCCCTAACATATACGACGCGTTGCCTTTTTCTCCTCTTTACCTCCCCCTAAAGCGCGAATTCATTTGATTGCCAGGCATTAATTGTAGCAATTATAGCATCGATCTGGATAAATTATAGAGATTAAATGCAAAAACCTCCCGAACTGTGCTTTTTAAAATCGAATCCCCCAAAAAAAATGGGGCCACTCCTTTCGGAGTGGCCCCAAACAGCAAGAAGGTTGGGTTTTGCTGGTGGAACTAGATTGCTTCTTTACCGCTTTCGCCGGTACGAATCCGCACAACATTCTCGACCGGTAGAACAAAGATTTTACCATCGCCAATTTTTCCGGAGTTGGCAGCCCCTCGAATAGCTTCAACAACTTTGCCTGCTATTTCGCTATCCACAACAAGTTCGATCTTAGTCTTCGGATTGAACTCCACGTTATACTCTGCACCGCGATAGACTTCCTTATGGCCTTTCTGACGTCCGTATCCTTTCACATCTGATACCGTCATTCCTGCAATGCCGAGGTCGGTGAGAGCCTCCTTTACGCTTTCGAGCTTGAACGGCTTGATGATTGCCTCGATTTTCTTCATTATCTCAATCTCCTAATATCAATCCTTGGTGAACTCCGGATATGCATCAAGACCACACTCGCTGATGTCACAACCTTCAAGTTCCTCTTCTTCAGTTACACGGATACCCATGAGAGCTTTCAGTGCCAGCCATACTACGAAACTTGTACCGAATACCCAGGCGAAGATCACTACGATACCGGTGAGCTGTGCTACGAGAGACCCTTCCGGATTGGTAAAAGCTACGGCGATCAGACCCCAGATACCGACAACACCATGCACTGAGATTGCACCAACCGGATCATCAACCTTTGCTTTATCTATGAAGACGATGGCTGCCACGACGATGAGACCACCAATTGCACCTACGATTGTTGCCAACAAAGGACTTGGGGTGAGAGGTTCAGCGGTAATCGCCACCAGGCCGGCAAGAGCACCGTTTAAGGCCATGGTCAGATCAGCTTTACCGAACCACGCTCTGGAGAAGAGCAGCGCTGCCACAAGACCACCAGCCGCGGCGGTGTTGGTGTTGACAAAAATCATGGATACGGCGTTCGCTTCTTCAATGTTACTGATCTTCAGCTCGGAACCGCCGTTAAAACCGAACCAGCCGAGCCAGAGGATAAAGGTACCGAGAGTAGCCAATGGCAGGTTAGCACCTGGGATAGCGTTGATTCTACCACTTACATATTTGCCTTTACGTGCGCCGAGCAGAAGTACACCGGCGAGAGCTGCAGAGGCACCACAGAGATGAACAACACCGGAACCTGCGAAATCGAGGAAACCGAGAGCGTCGAGGAAACCACCGCCCCACTTCCAATACCCCTGTACCGGGTAAATGAAACCGGTCATAACTACAGCAAAAGCCAGGAATGCCCACAGTTTCATGCGCTCAGCAACAGCTCCGGAAACGATAGACATAGCGGTCGCAACGAACACCACCTGGAAGAAGAAATCAGACATAGCGGAATAGTAGGTATCTCCACCACTTGCCAGCACATCAGCTACGGAGTTATCAGCACCGAGGAAAAAACCGAACCCTGGGATAATGCCGCTGCCGTCGCCGTACATGATGTTGTAACCGACGATCATATACATAATACAGGCGATAGAGTACAGTGCGACGTTCTTGGTAAGAATCTCAACGGTATTTTTGCTGCGTACCAGACCAGCCTCAAGCATGGCAAAACCGGCCGCCATCCACATTACCAGAGCACCCGACATCAGAAAGTAGAAAGTATCCAATGCATATGCAAGGTTGATCAGGGTGTCACCTACGCTGGCAACCTCTTCAGCACAAGCCGGCCCGGCTATGGCCAGGGAAGCGAGCAAAGCTGCTCCACCCCAGTACGTTCTGTTCTTCATCTTCAATCTCATTTTCACGACAATCCCTCCTTGTGGTTATAGCCTGCCCTTTCCCTCTTCTGAAACAGCAGATAAATTGGACAACAACAAATTTGTCTTTCTTATTACAAACACTGTGCCAGACCTGTTTTTTTCTTCACATCCCGCTAATCCAGGCACATACAGCCAATATTGCCCGAAATGCACGGCACCTCGGCACAAACAAGGATTACATTTAAGTAAGAATCAAACATCAATCATGCCACTTTTGTAATACTTTTCTTTTCCGTTTCTACAGGTAACTACCAGCCGACCTGTCGGACAACAGCCCAATCCCACGAAAAAAAAGCACCATTCACGATAGGCGTGAATGGTGCTTTTCAAGATACTGACCAGATCAGATGATACAGATTACATAGTTGTAAATAGCTCCAACAAGGGTACGGCGTATATCACCATCAGCGATACGCGTCCAAACGTGACAGTCCATATTTCTTGATCCGGTATCCTATCTGCCGCTGGGTGAGCCCAAGCTCCCTGGCTGCACGAACCTGTACCCAGCCATGTCGCCTCAATGCTGCCTCCACCTCTTCTTTCTCCAGCTGCTGTAATGATTTTCGCCCTCGGATAATAAGGGGGGCTTCCGCCACCGGTGGTGCTATAGCTGCCTCATCATGAACCAGCATTGCCCCACCCGCAGCACTGCTCCTCCTGACAAGCACATTTGGCGGAAGATCACCCAGGGTTAACCGGTCTCCTTCAGCCAGGATGATCATACGCTCAACCATATTCTGCATTTCACGGACGTTGCCAGGCCATGGATAATCAATGAGAAAGTCGAGCAATTCCGAGGTCAGCATCAGCTTCTTGCCATTACGCTGGTTGCTCATACTGAGGAAATGGTTGAGCAGTAAGGGAATATCCTCCATCCGCTCCCTGACAGGCGGTAACTGAATCGGCACCACATTCAATCTGTAGTAAAGATCAGCCCTGAAATTCCCTTCCTCTACAGCCTGCTCTAAGCCGACATTGGTGGCGGCAATAATTCGAACATCCACGTCATATGTTTTACTGCCACCAATCCGCTCGAACTGCTTTTCCTGCAGGACTCTCAACATCTTCGCCTGCAATGCCAACGGCATCTCGCCGATTTCATCAAGAAATATCGTGCCTTTATTCGCCAACTCGAAACGCCCGGGCCGAGTCGCGTGAGCACCTGTAAATGCACCTTTCTCATGGCCGAACAACTCACTTTCCAACAAAGTTTCCGGCAACGCAGCGCAATTCACTTTAATAAAGGCCTTGTCTTTTCGACCTCCCGATTCGTGCACTGCTTTCGCCACCAGCTCCTTGCCTGTTCCAGACTCACCGAGCAACAGCACAGTAGCTGAGCTTGGGGCTATTTTTTCTATAATGGAATACACTTCCTGCATGGGCTTGGAGTGCCCTATTATATAATGACCATCATGACGACTATGCAACTTTGCCTTCAGCGAGCGATTTTCCTCCTGCAGCTTGGCCTCTTTACGCTCTATTTCTTCATGCAGGGTTATGAACTGGGCCATCAGTGTAGCCAGCACAGTTAGAAACCTGACATCCTCGTCAAAGGAGACATCGCTGCCAAAAAGACGGTCAACACTCAACACTCCAACGGTCTTTTCCTGCATCAATACAGGAACCCCCAAAAAAGACAACCGCTCCTTACTAAATGCGGGACGCGAACCCGTTCTGTTGAGAAAGAGCGGCTCACTATGAATATCCGGAACGACAAAAGGCGCCTTGGTCTGGAAAATTTTCCCATAGACACCTTCATCAGGCCTGTACACGCCCCTCTGCTTTTCCTGTGTGGTCAAACCACAGCTCACCTTGATCATCAACCTGCCGGTCATCTTGTCGAGCAGCAGCAGGGTCGCCCGTTCCATTTGCATGGTATCGTTCAACACCTTCAATACACTGGCAAGAGTTGTCTCCAGGTCAACAGCCTTGCCGATAAGTTTTGTTATTCTATGTAATGCGAGCAGTTCTATGCCCTGAGTTGACTCCCCTCTTTTCGCGAAGCCGGATTTTGCGTAGTCCATCATCGCTCTCCTTAGCTGCATGAGGATTGCATTGATACCCATTACAATCCTTTCCATTTTTCATCTGTTAATCCTCAAAATTCCTGACTTTCAGATTACACAGCAAGTATTGCACCAAATTGGCACATTTTTGCTTTTTTGTCATTTTGTCACATACTTTCGGACACATAAGCGGAAACAGTTCTAACTATCATCTGCTAACATCAACCATTACTCTCACTTTCCTGTGACGAACCTGTACATTTTCGTAAAACTATTCTAAATTTTTTTCGCCAATTTCCTTACATGCCACATCGTCGTATGTACCGATCTGACATTCCTGTAGCATTCGGCACAAAACAGAAATCACCGCCATCCCACCCACCACACCACCCAAGGCCACACCAACAGCGCTCAACAGCACGATTTAATTACATTTAAACTTTTGAGCACGTGTCTGGCACACCATTTGCGATAACAGGTTGCAACAGATACACACTGCAACAGGCCGACAGCTTTCAATTGTGTCGGAACACGCAAACCCAAAAACCCAGGTACTTAAACAGGTACCTCAGCTCGAAAGGAGATCACCATGCGCAAAGTGGCAATCTACGGAAAAGGCGGAATCGGAAAATCAACCACAACCCAGAACACAGTTGCCGGCCTCGGAGAAATGGGCCGCAAAGTCATGGTCGTCGGCTGTGACCCTAAGGCAGACTCTACCCGTTTACTTCTCGGCGGCCTGGCCCAGAAATCCGTTCTCGACACCTTGCGCGAAGAAGGCGAGGACGTTGAACTGGATGATATCAGAAAAGCCAGTTTTGGTGGCTCATGGTCAGTCGAATCCGGCGGACCGGAGCCAGGCGTTGGTTGTGCAGGGCGAGGTATCATTACCTCCATCAACATGCTTGAGTCCCTGGGTGCCTACGATGAGAAGGAAGGACTTGACTACGCGTTCTACGATGTACTTGGCGACGTTGTCTGTGGTGGTTTTGCAATGCCTATCCGAGACGGTAAGGCTGAAGAGATCTACATCGTCTGCTCCGGTGAGATGATGGCCATGTATGCCGCCAACAATATCTGCAAAGGTATCGTCAAGTATGCTCAGTCTGGCGGTGTTCGCCTGGGTGGCCTGATCTGCAACTCAAGAAACGTCGACAATGAAAAAGAGATGATCGAAGAGCTCGCAAAAAAGCTCGGCACCCAGATGATTTATTTCGTGCCACGTGACAACGATGTACAGCGCGCTGAGATCAACAGAAAGACCGTCATCGAGTGGAACCCAGAAGCCAAACAGGCCGACGAATACCGCGGACTGGCCGAGGCTATCGATACAAACGATATGTTCGTTATCCCTACACCGCTTGAAATCGAAGAGCTTGAGCAGCTGCTCCTGGACTTTGGCTTACTGGAAGCGTAACCGAATTTTATTTTATGCAATTAGTGCTGAACGAATCTCCACATTCCCTGATTCATTCAGCGCACAGCACAGACTTGAAGGAGAAATATACCATGATGATCATGATTCGGGCCATCGTTCGACCGGAAAAAGCTGACGACGTACTTGCCGCATTAATGGATGCCGGTTTCCCCGCAGTTACCAAGTATTCCGTTGCCGGGCGCGGTAAGCAGCGAGGCATCAAGATCGGTGAAGTCACCTATGACGAGATCCCCAAAACCATGCTGGTGAGTGTTGTTAAAGCGCAGGACAAGGACTTCATCATCAGCACCATTATGAGCGCTGCCCGTTCCGGCACCAAGGGTGCTTTTGGAGACGGCAAGATCTTCGTGACCGATGTTGAAGATGTATACACCATCAGCTCCGGCATAAAAGAGCCTACAGAGGAGGTGACCGCATGAAAGAGGTAATCGCGGTTGTTCGTATGAATATGATGAACCGCACCAAGGCAGCTCTCTCTGATGCTGGTATAGCAGCATATTTTGCCCACGAAGCCCAGGGACGCGGCATGGGTTTCATCAACCCGAAACTGCTTGAAGGCGTAGAGCAAGGATATGAAGAGGCCGCAGCACTGCTTGGTGAGAAAGGCAAGCTTTACCCGAAACGCATGGTAACAGCGGTAATTGAGGATGATCAGGTGGACGAGGTGGTTGAAGCCATCATCAAAGTCAATCAGACCGGTAAACCCGGCGATGGCAAGATCTTCGTCCTGCC of the Desulfosediminicola ganghwensis genome contains:
- a CDS encoding P-II family nitrogen regulator, giving the protein MKEVIAVVRMNMMNRTKAALSDAGIAAYFAHEAQGRGMGFINPKLLEGVEQGYEEAAALLGEKGKLYPKRMVTAVIEDDQVDEVVEAIIKVNQTGKPGDGKIFVLPVADAVRVRTGESGLKSIT
- a CDS encoding P-II family nitrogen regulator, whose protein sequence is MMIMIRAIVRPEKADDVLAALMDAGFPAVTKYSVAGRGKQRGIKIGEVTYDEIPKTMLVSVVKAQDKDFIISTIMSAARSGTKGAFGDGKIFVTDVEDVYTISSGIKEPTEEVTA